A portion of the Mesobacillus sp. AQ2 genome contains these proteins:
- a CDS encoding O-antigen ligase family protein: MQNLHNLKLIQQIIAAFLISLLLAWGVVHISSLTNHFLILAAVVLSLIILPILIFIAWKLWERFGLNRLLLYAFIVSSFIGPGLISLKVGPISLFPYRLFLPVALFIFLRSWLKSKNMSLYSKEPVKPVLIFLLTWIAYAILSLLWVQSLSDGVKDIFFLISGIFFIFLFTILFDKKQDYLALLYTWVLVMGFMVAIGYWNYLTKQQLPVSRLSNMGAYVQHRPTAVFANENDYASYLALSFFFAFAVFHRYKPGVLRIKPLFIRLVAGFLVVSAIFQIYVSESRANLLSLFLGLVFWFLFFTKLKEKRYLVILGLIGFTGAYIFLNDLMNGILQKVGSQIVSAFTSSDNAVASTDIRINLLKNAFMFIADSFGMGIGAGNIEYYMKNFAVLPTDEIVNIHNWWAEIFVHYGIIIFIGYLLLYLWMIVSLFRLYQNSEHWFDRMTTQALSTSLVAFSLASISPSSFMTLNYSWILVAFAIGYINLRYKNKGKMKELNNNE; encoded by the coding sequence ATGCAGAACTTACATAATCTTAAACTTATCCAGCAAATAATAGCGGCCTTTTTGATTTCACTCTTATTGGCATGGGGAGTAGTGCACATCTCATCATTAACGAATCACTTTCTGATTTTAGCTGCAGTTGTTTTATCCCTAATCATTCTTCCAATTCTAATCTTTATTGCATGGAAACTATGGGAAAGATTTGGCTTAAATCGCCTGTTGCTTTATGCATTTATTGTTTCTTCTTTTATTGGTCCAGGTCTAATATCCCTCAAAGTAGGCCCCATTTCCTTATTTCCATATCGTTTATTTTTGCCTGTGGCATTATTCATTTTTTTGCGTAGCTGGTTAAAAAGCAAAAATATGTCTTTGTACAGCAAAGAGCCTGTGAAGCCCGTCCTAATATTTTTACTTACATGGATTGCTTACGCTATTTTATCATTACTATGGGTACAATCTTTATCAGATGGTGTAAAAGATATTTTCTTTCTTATTTCAGGGATATTCTTTATTTTCCTTTTTACTATCCTCTTTGATAAAAAGCAAGATTATCTTGCTTTGCTATATACCTGGGTGTTGGTCATGGGTTTTATGGTTGCAATTGGTTATTGGAATTACCTGACCAAACAGCAGCTGCCTGTTTCCCGTCTAAGCAACATGGGAGCCTATGTTCAGCACCGCCCGACCGCAGTCTTTGCAAATGAAAATGATTATGCCAGCTATTTGGCCCTAAGTTTCTTTTTTGCTTTTGCTGTGTTCCACCGATATAAACCAGGCGTGCTGAGAATTAAACCTTTATTTATTAGACTAGTTGCGGGATTTTTGGTGGTTTCAGCCATCTTTCAGATCTATGTCAGCGAGTCTCGAGCTAATTTGCTTTCTCTATTTTTAGGCTTGGTTTTCTGGTTTTTGTTTTTCACTAAGCTAAAAGAAAAAAGATATTTGGTTATCCTGGGACTAATAGGATTTACAGGAGCTTATATATTCCTTAATGATTTAATGAATGGCATTCTACAGAAGGTAGGGAGCCAAATAGTCAGTGCGTTTACCTCATCAGACAATGCCGTAGCGTCGACCGATATAAGAATCAATCTTTTGAAAAACGCATTTATGTTTATTGCAGACTCTTTTGGCATGGGTATAGGTGCAGGGAATATTGAGTATTATATGAAGAATTTTGCGGTACTCCCTACAGATGAAATTGTAAATATTCATAATTGGTGGGCAGAGATATTCGTTCATTATGGCATTATTATTTTTATTGGATATTTACTTCTCTATTTATGGATGATTGTCAGCCTGTTCCGTTTATACCAAAATTCAGAGCATTGGTTCGATAGAATGACAACCCAGGCTTTAAGCACAAGTCTAGTTGCATTCTCATTG
- a CDS encoding N-acetyltransferase gives MNTPRMGNNVVIGENVTFGENVSIGHNVIIYDGAKIGDNVLIQDNVVIGKQPSRAKNSILPDVKQLPPTVIGSGCTIGTSSIIYANAELADDVFVADLATIRERVTIGEKTIVGRGVAVENDCKVGVKCKLETNCYITAYSELGDYVFVAPGVITTNDNYMARSAERYDKFKGITIKNGGRIGANTTTLPGITIEEDGAVGAGSIVTKDVKQEELVVGTPAKVIRKVPENQLLRNQ, from the coding sequence ATGAATACTCCAAGAATGGGAAATAACGTAGTAATCGGAGAAAATGTAACATTTGGAGAGAATGTCTCCATTGGCCACAACGTCATCATTTATGATGGTGCTAAAATTGGCGACAATGTCCTGATCCAGGATAATGTCGTCATTGGTAAGCAGCCTAGCAGGGCAAAGAATTCTATCTTGCCTGATGTTAAACAGCTGCCGCCAACTGTTATCGGCTCAGGATGTACAATTGGTACATCTTCGATCATCTACGCTAATGCAGAATTAGCAGATGATGTATTTGTAGCGGATCTAGCTACCATCCGCGAAAGAGTTACAATTGGCGAAAAGACAATCGTTGGACGCGGAGTAGCTGTTGAAAATGATTGTAAAGTTGGCGTGAAGTGCAAGCTTGAAACAAATTGCTATATCACTGCTTATTCTGAACTTGGTGATTATGTGTTCGTGGCTCCGGGAGTAATAACTACTAACGATAATTATATGGCCCGGTCAGCCGAAAGATATGATAAATTCAAGGGCATTACAATTAAAAATGGCGGCCGTATTGGTGCGAATACGACTACACTTCCTGGTATCACCATCGAAGAAGATGGAGCTGTTGGAGCTGGAAGCATCGTAACAAAAGATGTTAAACAGGAAGAACTTGTTGTAGGTACGCCTGCAAAAGTCATCCGTAAAGTTCCAGAAAACCAGCTACTTAGAAATCAATAA
- a CDS encoding DegT/DnrJ/EryC1/StrS family aminotransferase — MNVPMLDLSEQYQTLKGEIMEALDDVMSKSHFILGANVKKLESDVAEYSGVSHGIGVANGSDALHISLQACGVTQGDEVIVPSFTFFATAGAVARAGGTPVFVDIDPKTFNIDPKKIEAAITEKTKAIVPVHLYGQMADMDAIVEIAEKHNLAVIEDAAQAIGSLYKGKKVGELGTTACYSFFPTKNLGAYGDAGMIVTKDDEIAERMRVIRVHGSKPKYYHHVLGYNSRLDELQAAILNVKFPHLDEWSNLRREKAENYTKLLNESVKDIFTPFIEEHNHHVFHQYTIRVQRRDELQAFLKENGVSTMIYYPKPLHLQPVFAELGYKEGDLPETEKACAEALSLPMFPELKLEQQEYVVSKIAEFYSK; from the coding sequence ATGAACGTACCAATGCTTGATTTATCAGAACAATACCAAACACTTAAAGGTGAAATAATGGAGGCTTTGGACGATGTGATGTCAAAATCACATTTCATTCTTGGAGCCAATGTAAAGAAATTAGAAAGTGATGTAGCGGAGTACAGTGGCGTTTCACACGGTATCGGTGTAGCGAACGGCAGTGACGCATTGCATATCTCCTTGCAGGCTTGTGGAGTTACACAGGGGGATGAAGTAATTGTCCCATCATTTACATTCTTTGCAACGGCTGGCGCAGTAGCTAGAGCAGGAGGCACTCCTGTATTTGTTGATATTGACCCAAAAACCTTCAATATCGACCCTAAGAAAATTGAAGCTGCTATCACTGAAAAGACTAAGGCTATCGTTCCCGTTCACCTGTATGGACAAATGGCTGATATGGATGCAATTGTAGAAATTGCAGAGAAGCATAACCTTGCTGTAATTGAAGATGCTGCACAGGCAATAGGTTCTCTATATAAAGGCAAAAAGGTTGGTGAACTGGGGACAACAGCTTGCTATAGCTTCTTCCCGACTAAAAACCTTGGTGCGTATGGAGATGCTGGCATGATCGTCACAAAAGATGATGAGATTGCAGAAAGAATGCGCGTTATTCGTGTGCACGGCAGCAAGCCAAAATACTACCATCACGTCCTTGGCTACAACAGCCGTCTTGACGAGCTTCAGGCTGCCATTCTTAATGTAAAATTCCCGCACTTGGACGAATGGAGTAATCTTCGTCGTGAAAAGGCAGAAAACTATACAAAATTATTGAATGAGAGTGTAAAAGATATTTTCACTCCGTTTATTGAAGAACATAACCACCATGTATTCCACCAGTATACAATTCGCGTTCAAAGAAGGGATGAGCTTCAGGCCTTCTTGAAAGAAAATGGTGTCAGCACAATGATTTACTATCCAAAGCCATTGCACCTTCAGCCTGTATTTGCTGAGTTGGGTTATAAAGAAGGAGACCTTCCAGAAACAGAAAAAGCATGTGCAGAAGCATTATCACTGCCAATGTTCCCAGAATTGAAGCTGGAACAGCAGGAATATGTAGTAAGCAAGATTGCTGAATTTTATTCAAAATAA
- a CDS encoding glycosyltransferase family 4 protein translates to MKVCHLTSVHSANDTRIFIKECQSLQKAGHEVYYVVPNVEDYEQAGVKIRGIQSSAKGQLDRMRNTTKQVYLKALEIDADVYHFHDPELMPIGLKLKAKGKKVIYDVHEDVPEQVLSKQWIPRPLRKFISVMVKSYERYASKKFDAISTATPTISERFKTYNENTITIHNYPLLHELSADYNDKVDQSKNTALYIGGIYVLRGIKEMVQAVERLNETVPCTFVLAGSFAPPALENEVRSMDGFKYTDFKGFLDRDGVKKTLAEADMGLVLLHPEPRFVVSLPIKMFEYMSAGVPVIASNFPIWQEIVENNNCGICVDPLNVNQIADAMKWILENQEEAAQMGRNGRHAVETIYNWEAESKKLVEVYEKLEGSLSASY, encoded by the coding sequence ATGAAGGTTTGCCATTTAACATCAGTACACTCTGCAAATGATACGCGTATTTTTATAAAAGAATGCCAGTCGCTGCAAAAGGCAGGTCATGAAGTTTATTACGTGGTTCCCAATGTAGAGGATTATGAGCAGGCAGGAGTAAAGATCCGCGGCATTCAATCCTCTGCAAAGGGTCAGTTAGACCGAATGCGGAATACTACAAAACAAGTGTATTTAAAAGCTCTTGAGATCGATGCGGATGTTTATCATTTCCATGACCCAGAACTGATGCCAATTGGATTGAAACTAAAGGCAAAAGGGAAAAAAGTCATTTATGATGTCCATGAAGATGTGCCTGAACAGGTTTTGTCAAAGCAATGGATCCCAAGGCCACTGCGGAAGTTCATTTCAGTGATGGTAAAAAGTTACGAGAGGTATGCTTCGAAGAAATTTGATGCTATTTCAACAGCGACACCAACCATTTCTGAGAGGTTCAAGACCTACAACGAAAATACAATAACCATTCACAATTATCCTCTTTTACATGAGCTTTCGGCGGATTATAATGACAAAGTGGACCAGTCAAAAAATACCGCACTCTACATCGGAGGTATCTATGTTTTAAGAGGAATCAAGGAAATGGTACAGGCTGTTGAAAGGCTTAATGAAACTGTACCATGCACCTTCGTGCTTGCTGGATCTTTTGCACCTCCAGCACTTGAAAATGAAGTCAGAAGCATGGACGGATTCAAATATACCGACTTTAAAGGTTTTCTTGATAGGGATGGAGTAAAAAAAACATTGGCGGAAGCGGATATGGGACTTGTTCTATTGCACCCTGAACCGCGATTTGTCGTGTCTTTGCCAATCAAGATGTTTGAATACATGTCAGCTGGCGTACCCGTGATTGCTTCAAATTTTCCTATCTGGCAGGAAATAGTGGAAAACAACAACTGCGGTATTTGCGTCGATCCATTGAATGTCAACCAGATTGCTGACGCAATGAAGTGGATTTTGGAAAATCAAGAAGAAGCTGCCCAAATGGGACGAAATGGCCGTCATGCTGTTGAAACTATTTATAATTGGGAAGCAGAAAGTAAAAAGCTCGTGGAAGTATATGAAAAGCTTGAAGGCAGTTTATCTGCTTCATATTAA
- a CDS encoding glycosyltransferase family 4 protein translates to MRITFLSENFPPETGAPQIRLYEVSRELIKRGHEVEVLTAFPHHPDGIIPDEYKGKFYQFEHLDGIPVHRSWIYPSPKGSFWLRLISYFSFTFSAFYSVFKSQKTDVIICTSPPLFLGITGYFASKIKRAKFVFNVADIWPESAVELGILKNKTFIRMAEVLENWLYKKSWKIATATEGILEYMVKKGKKRENVFLLPNGVNTETFSPREANKDWLETLGFEGKKVFTFAGRVGYAQGLDSVLKAAKIVEGLNPDVRFLIIGDGPEKETLIKLKDDLKLTNLVFHDSVPVTEMPNVFSITDFSIVSLRNIELFKGARPSKIFPALASGVPVLYCGVGESAELIENNHCGIIAEPENPDDIANKILDCAAMDSQEYKQYSQSGRKFVEEFYSWKFIVDDLIKNIQD, encoded by the coding sequence ATGAGAATTACATTTTTAAGTGAAAATTTCCCTCCTGAAACAGGTGCTCCTCAAATCAGGCTTTATGAGGTGAGCAGGGAACTGATTAAGCGTGGTCATGAAGTTGAAGTGCTGACTGCATTTCCTCATCATCCAGACGGCATCATTCCTGATGAGTATAAGGGGAAGTTTTATCAATTTGAACATCTTGATGGAATCCCGGTACATCGGAGCTGGATCTATCCAAGTCCAAAAGGGAGTTTCTGGCTGAGGTTAATTTCTTATTTTTCATTTACTTTCAGTGCTTTCTACTCGGTGTTTAAATCACAGAAAACTGACGTGATTATCTGTACATCACCACCATTGTTTTTAGGGATTACTGGCTACTTTGCATCAAAAATCAAAAGAGCCAAATTTGTTTTCAATGTGGCTGATATTTGGCCCGAATCTGCAGTCGAACTGGGTATACTGAAAAATAAGACATTTATCAGGATGGCTGAAGTACTTGAGAACTGGCTATATAAAAAATCCTGGAAGATCGCAACAGCGACTGAAGGAATTCTTGAGTACATGGTGAAAAAGGGGAAGAAACGGGAAAATGTATTCCTCCTGCCGAATGGCGTTAACACAGAGACATTTTCGCCGAGGGAAGCAAACAAAGATTGGCTCGAGACACTTGGATTCGAAGGCAAGAAAGTCTTTACCTTTGCCGGAAGGGTTGGTTATGCCCAGGGACTTGACTCAGTCTTAAAAGCCGCAAAGATTGTTGAAGGATTAAATCCTGATGTGAGATTTCTAATCATTGGTGATGGACCCGAAAAAGAGACGCTTATCAAGCTGAAGGATGATTTGAAACTTACCAACCTTGTCTTCCATGATTCTGTGCCAGTAACGGAAATGCCCAATGTTTTTTCAATCACCGATTTTTCGATTGTTTCTCTGAGGAATATTGAGTTATTTAAAGGAGCACGTCCTTCTAAAATCTTTCCGGCACTAGCCAGCGGTGTACCTGTATTATATTGCGGAGTCGGGGAAAGTGCAGAATTGATTGAGAATAACCATTGTGGCATTATCGCTGAACCTGAAAATCCGGATGACATTGCCAATAAGATTTTGGACTGTGCAGCGATGGATTCACAGGAGTATAAGCAATATTCACAGTCTGGAAGAAAATTTGTAGAAGAGTTTTATTCCTGGAAGTTCATTGTAGATGATTTGATAAAAAATATTCAGGATTAA
- the wecB gene encoding UDP-N-acetylglucosamine 2-epimerase (non-hydrolyzing), protein MKFLTVIGARPQFIKAAPVSRELRKLHTEIYVHTGQHYDKNMSDIFFDELNIPKPDYHLNVGSSTHGKQTADMLEGIEQIIFDEKPDYLLVYGDTNSTIAGAMAAAKLHIPVIHIEAGLRSFNKRMPEEINRIMTDHISEYLFCPTDTAVQNLKNENVARNVFNVGDVMYDAVLYNRNLSKEKSTILTDHRLEKGEYYLITVHRAENTDDPANIKNIIEAFSKIEGKKVWPIHPRTRNILSGMGLDLSLVPDLQIIDPVGYLDILSLVSNAKKIITDSGGMQKEAYFLEIPCVTLREQTEWVETLEDEANILTGTDVGKILEAIQKDVRPSYKDYFGDGQASAKIVQHFNKEV, encoded by the coding sequence ATGAAGTTTCTGACTGTGATTGGAGCACGGCCTCAATTTATCAAAGCAGCTCCTGTATCTAGAGAACTTAGAAAATTACATACAGAAATATATGTCCATACAGGACAGCATTATGATAAAAATATGAGTGATATCTTCTTTGATGAATTGAATATTCCTAAGCCGGATTATCATTTAAATGTGGGATCGTCTACTCACGGAAAACAAACAGCTGACATGCTTGAAGGTATTGAACAAATTATCTTTGATGAAAAGCCTGATTACCTGCTTGTATATGGAGATACGAACTCCACGATTGCGGGCGCAATGGCAGCAGCTAAATTGCATATCCCTGTCATCCATATCGAAGCTGGCTTAAGAAGCTTCAATAAGAGGATGCCAGAAGAAATTAATCGAATCATGACTGATCATATTTCTGAATACCTATTCTGTCCAACAGATACAGCAGTTCAAAACCTAAAAAACGAGAATGTGGCCAGGAATGTTTTTAATGTCGGCGATGTTATGTATGACGCTGTCCTTTATAACCGTAATCTTTCTAAAGAAAAGTCAACTATATTGACTGATCATAGGCTGGAAAAAGGCGAATATTACCTAATTACTGTCCATCGTGCGGAAAACACTGACGACCCTGCCAACATTAAAAATATCATCGAAGCATTTTCAAAAATTGAAGGGAAAAAGGTGTGGCCAATCCATCCGCGCACAAGAAATATCTTAAGCGGAATGGGATTAGACCTGAGTTTGGTGCCTGATCTACAGATAATTGACCCTGTTGGGTACCTTGATATCCTTTCGCTTGTAAGCAATGCGAAGAAAATCATAACTGATTCGGGTGGGATGCAAAAGGAAGCTTACTTCCTTGAAATTCCATGTGTCACATTACGTGAACAGACAGAGTGGGTTGAAACACTTGAGGATGAAGCTAATATTCTTACAGGTACAGATGTGGGAAAAATATTGGAGGCAATCCAAAAAGACGTTCGGCCATCGTATAAAGACTATTTTGGCGATGGACAAGCTTCAGCTAAAATAGTTCAGCATTTCAACAAAGAGGTTTAA